In Dyadobacter sp. NIV53, a single window of DNA contains:
- a CDS encoding 3-deoxy-D-manno-octulosonic acid transferase, with amino-acid sequence MAVFQAAMYAGAWFSPKIKQGIEGRKELLKKLELSLPALVNGRQVAWFHAASLGEFEQGRPVMEKFRIRYPDHFILLTFFSPSGYEIRKNYGGADHICYLPIDTKKNAMRFVQLVKPQIVFFIKYEFWFNYLRELRENNAYILSFSTIFRPGQAFFKSYGGFYRKLLTYFDHILVQNQESLDLMHQIGINNCSLAGDSRFDRVSTIADNVIDLPLIARFLEGKPCLVAGSVWEADMQVLIPALNALKEPLKVIIAPHEIKPEEIATWRKKISGSSVLYSEYKKNTDNQPYNCLIIDNIGMLSSLYRYGTVAYIGGSFGSGLHNILEAATFGLPVIFGNKGYHKFQEAKDLILEGGAVAVADSNEITQLLSNWNHNPEIRMAIGDISRNYVVSRKGATDKIMQETEKLLDR; translated from the coding sequence ATGGCTGTTTTTCAGGCAGCTATGTATGCAGGAGCCTGGTTTAGCCCCAAAATTAAGCAGGGTATTGAAGGTAGAAAAGAGTTGCTGAAAAAGCTGGAGTTATCCTTGCCAGCTTTGGTTAACGGACGCCAGGTAGCTTGGTTTCATGCAGCCTCCCTTGGTGAATTTGAACAGGGAAGGCCGGTCATGGAAAAATTCAGGATCAGATATCCGGATCATTTTATTCTTCTTACGTTTTTTTCACCATCCGGTTATGAGATCAGGAAAAATTATGGCGGGGCAGATCATATTTGTTATCTTCCAATTGATACGAAAAAAAATGCGATGAGGTTTGTTCAGCTGGTTAAGCCTCAGATCGTATTCTTTATCAAATATGAATTCTGGTTTAACTACCTCCGGGAGCTCAGAGAAAATAACGCATACATACTTTCCTTTTCAACGATTTTTCGGCCGGGACAAGCTTTTTTTAAATCTTACGGTGGATTTTACCGAAAATTGCTTACTTATTTTGATCACATTCTGGTTCAGAATCAAGAATCCCTGGATTTAATGCACCAGATTGGCATCAATAATTGCTCACTTGCGGGTGATTCCCGCTTCGACCGGGTTAGCACAATTGCAGATAATGTAATAGACCTTCCACTGATCGCCCGGTTTCTGGAAGGAAAACCTTGTCTGGTTGCAGGTTCGGTGTGGGAGGCGGACATGCAGGTACTCATTCCAGCTCTTAATGCATTGAAAGAACCCCTGAAAGTCATTATTGCTCCACATGAAATTAAACCGGAAGAAATTGCAACATGGCGGAAAAAGATATCCGGTTCATCTGTTCTCTATTCTGAATACAAGAAAAATACTGACAATCAGCCTTACAATTGTTTGATCATAGATAACATTGGTATGCTTTCTTCACTTTATCGTTATGGCACTGTGGCTTATATCGGTGGATCATTTGGTTCAGGTCTGCACAATATACTGGAAGCGGCTACATTTGGACTGCCAGTTATTTTTGGTAACAAAGGATATCATAAGTTCCAGGAAGCCAAAGATTTAATTCTGGAAGGCGGGGCAGTTGCAGTAGCGGATTCAAATGAAATTACGCAACTGTTAAGTAACTGGAATCACAATCCAGAAATACGCATGGCTATCGGTGATATTAGCAGGAATTATGTGGTTTCCAGAAAAGGTGCCACGGATAAAATTATGCAGGAAACGGAAAAATTATTAGACAGATAA
- the rsgA gene encoding ribosome small subunit-dependent GTPase A, with product MVLEKGLVLRSTGSWYEVRDVRDGHIWQCRLKGKFKNLGLKVTNPLAVGDYVRFEIENETENFGIIHEIVPRTNYVIRSSVHKTAHAHLLAANVDQAILIATLVFPRTSLGFMDRFLVAIESFRIPGIIVFNKQDLLNDAMKEFQDELMEMYEDIGYQCLAITALEQEGLQVFEELLKGKVSLLSGHSGVGKSTLVNSIAPGLTIKTQEVSSFANKGVHTTTFAEMFELGKDTFIIDSPGIKELGLADMKPEEISHYFPEMRKLLNQCRFNNCQHINEPGCAVKDGINAGEISISRYESYLSMVGGGDNRK from the coding sequence ATGGTATTAGAAAAAGGCCTGGTTCTGCGTTCCACAGGTTCCTGGTATGAAGTGAGGGATGTTCGTGATGGGCACATTTGGCAATGCAGACTAAAAGGTAAATTCAAGAATCTGGGTTTAAAAGTAACCAACCCGCTCGCTGTGGGTGATTATGTGCGTTTTGAAATTGAGAACGAGACGGAAAACTTTGGGATTATTCACGAAATAGTGCCAAGGACAAATTATGTGATCCGTAGCTCTGTCCATAAAACGGCACATGCACATCTTCTGGCTGCAAATGTTGATCAGGCTATACTGATTGCAACACTGGTATTTCCTCGTACTTCTTTAGGTTTTATGGATCGCTTTCTGGTAGCGATCGAATCTTTCCGGATTCCCGGGATCATTGTTTTTAATAAGCAGGATCTGCTGAATGATGCCATGAAAGAATTTCAGGATGAACTGATGGAAATGTATGAAGATATAGGATATCAGTGCCTGGCTATTACGGCTCTGGAGCAGGAAGGGCTGCAGGTTTTTGAAGAATTACTGAAAGGGAAAGTTTCCCTGCTTTCCGGCCATTCCGGTGTTGGTAAGTCCACTCTGGTAAATTCCATTGCTCCCGGCCTCACCATTAAAACCCAGGAAGTTTCCAGTTTTGCAAACAAAGGTGTTCATACGACTACTTTTGCCGAAATGTTTGAGCTGGGAAAAGATACTTTCATTATTGACTCTCCGGGTATAAAGGAATTGGGATTGGCTGATATGAAACCGGAGGAAATAAGTCATTATTTCCCGGAAATGAGAAAGTTGTTAAATCAATGCAGGTTTAATAATTGCCAGCATATTAATGAACCTGGCTGTGCCGTGAAAGACGGTATTAATGCGGGTGAGATTTCTATCAGCCGCTATGAAAGTTACCTGAGTATGGTAGGAGGAGGGGATAACAGGAAATAA
- a CDS encoding ROK family transcriptional regulator — MNLVAEEPNSVIDIKKNRVRSNLLLHLYQSGDTSINKMARMFHASIPSATGIVNELIREGWITESGTGPARAGRPPVLYGLNPKKYLTLIMDINRHDTQLVIFDLHNQLVVKRKINIRLDDSSSFLNELFTATSEFLESGNIDYSSLWGIGVTMPGLINSSQGTNLTYLNLTTDGMPLVAHLRKHFKLPVYLFNDTKATTIGEHRFGYAKEKSHVLTINIDWGVGLGIIINGELFNGASGFAGELGHIQVKPDGILCHCGKIGCLDTITSAMALIRQAKDEILSGRATILSQIVNNDLDLLDTSHIIEAVHAGDEFSIDLLSNVGIELGKGLATAVHLFNPEVIIVGGLLAEAGPFISNPIEQAINKYCLSDFKNSLSIHVSKLGASARLLGTQAYLFENLIVKEFP; from the coding sequence ATGAACTTAGTTGCTGAGGAGCCAAATTCTGTTATAGATATAAAAAAAAACCGGGTCAGAAGTAACCTGTTGCTCCACTTATATCAATCCGGAGATACGTCAATAAATAAAATGGCGCGTATGTTCCATGCGAGTATACCGTCTGCTACTGGTATTGTAAACGAGCTGATACGTGAAGGATGGATCACCGAATCGGGCACAGGTCCGGCCAGAGCTGGAAGGCCACCTGTATTGTACGGACTTAACCCCAAGAAATACTTAACGCTGATCATGGATATTAACCGCCATGACACACAACTGGTCATTTTTGATTTGCATAACCAGCTTGTTGTAAAGCGTAAAATCAATATCCGGCTCGACGATTCTTCTTCTTTCCTTAACGAATTATTTACAGCCACCAGTGAGTTTCTGGAATCGGGTAACATTGACTATAGCAGCCTTTGGGGTATCGGTGTCACCATGCCGGGACTGATCAATTCTTCGCAGGGCACTAACCTTACCTATCTCAACCTCACTACGGACGGCATGCCGCTGGTAGCTCATTTGCGTAAGCATTTCAAATTACCGGTCTATCTGTTTAACGATACCAAAGCAACCACAATAGGAGAACACCGCTTTGGGTATGCCAAGGAAAAATCTCATGTCCTGACTATTAATATTGACTGGGGCGTAGGATTGGGAATTATCATTAATGGAGAATTATTTAACGGAGCTTCCGGCTTTGCAGGTGAATTAGGGCATATTCAGGTTAAACCTGACGGTATATTATGCCATTGTGGGAAAATCGGCTGCCTGGATACGATCACTTCTGCGATGGCATTAATTCGCCAGGCAAAAGATGAGATTTTAAGCGGAAGAGCAACTATCCTGTCACAAATTGTAAACAATGACCTGGATTTGTTAGATACATCACATATTATTGAAGCAGTACACGCAGGTGATGAATTTTCAATAGATCTGTTAAGCAATGTAGGAATTGAATTGGGAAAAGGACTTGCAACGGCTGTCCATCTTTTCAATCCCGAAGTCATTATAGTTGGAGGACTTTTAGCGGAAGCAGGTCCGTTTATCTCCAATCCGATTGAGCAGGCAATTAATAAATACTGCCTGTCAGATTTTAAAAATTCATTATCAATTCATGTTTCAAAACTGGGAGCCAGTGCCCGGTTATTAGGTACTCAGGCATATCTGTTTGAAAATTTGATTGTTAAGGAATTCCCTTGA
- the metK gene encoding methionine adenosyltransferase → MPYLFTSESVSEGHPDKVADQISDALIDNFLAWDTNSKVACETLVTTGQVVLAGEVKTNTYLDVQKITREVIRKIGYTKSEYMFEANSCGILSAIHDQSEDINQGVDRAVVSESFEDKANAQGAGDQGMMFGYATRETENYMPLALDLAHKILQEMSYIRNNEPNLIPYLRPDAKSQVTIEYSDENVPLRIDTIVVSTQHDDFDSEETMLAKIKADIISIVLPRVKAKLTPELQKLFTGEITHHINPTGKFVIGGPHGDTGLTGRKIIVDTYGGKGAHGGGAFSGKDPSKVDRSAAYATRHIAKNMVASGLCDEVLVQISYAIGVAEPCGLYINTYGTSKTGLHDGEIALKIGEIFDMRPYAIEQRLKLRNPIYSETAAYGHMGRKNEIVTKTFKAANGEEKTVEVELFTWEKLDFVDQIKSKFTL, encoded by the coding sequence ATGCCATATTTATTCACCTCGGAGTCCGTTTCTGAAGGACATCCCGATAAAGTAGCAGATCAGATTTCCGATGCTTTGATTGACAATTTTTTAGCCTGGGATACAAATAGTAAAGTTGCATGTGAAACGCTGGTAACTACAGGCCAGGTTGTTTTGGCCGGAGAGGTGAAAACCAATACCTATCTGGATGTTCAAAAAATTACCCGCGAAGTAATCAGAAAAATTGGTTACACGAAAAGTGAATATATGTTTGAAGCCAATTCCTGCGGTATACTTTCTGCGATCCATGATCAAAGTGAGGACATTAACCAGGGTGTTGACCGTGCAGTAGTTTCTGAAAGTTTTGAAGATAAAGCAAATGCGCAGGGAGCAGGAGATCAGGGAATGATGTTTGGTTACGCCACACGCGAAACTGAAAATTACATGCCTCTTGCTTTGGATTTGGCACACAAAATCCTTCAGGAAATGTCTTACATTCGGAATAATGAACCTAATCTGATTCCTTATCTTCGTCCGGATGCAAAGTCGCAGGTTACTATTGAATATAGTGATGAAAACGTTCCTTTACGAATAGACACTATCGTAGTTTCCACACAACATGATGATTTCGATTCAGAAGAAACCATGCTGGCTAAGATCAAAGCAGATATTATCAGCATTGTACTTCCACGTGTAAAGGCTAAATTAACGCCTGAGTTGCAAAAACTATTTACAGGAGAAATTACTCACCATATCAATCCAACAGGAAAATTTGTAATTGGTGGACCTCATGGTGATACAGGTCTTACAGGCCGTAAAATTATCGTAGATACTTATGGTGGTAAAGGTGCACATGGTGGTGGAGCATTTTCAGGAAAGGATCCTTCCAAAGTAGACCGTTCGGCTGCATATGCAACGCGTCACATTGCTAAAAATATGGTTGCATCAGGCCTTTGCGATGAAGTATTGGTTCAGATCTCTTATGCTATTGGTGTGGCTGAACCTTGCGGATTGTATATCAACACGTATGGCACTTCAAAAACCGGCCTTCATGACGGAGAAATTGCTTTGAAAATTGGGGAGATTTTTGACATGCGCCCGTATGCAATCGAGCAGCGTTTAAAGCTTCGCAACCCGATTTACTCTGAAACTGCTGCGTATGGTCATATGGGTCGGAAAAATGAAATTGTTACGAAGACTTTCAAAGCTGCTAATGGCGAAGAGAAAACCGTTGAGGTTGAATTGTTTACGTGGGAAAAACTTGACTTTGTTGATCAAATCAAGTCTAAATTTACTTTATAA
- the lipA gene encoding lipoyl synthase, with amino-acid sequence MIELPVITSERKKRPDWLRVKLPAGPEFRKVRQLVDNYKLHTICESGNCPNMGECWGAGTATFMILGNVCTRSYSFCAVATGRPNEYDTDEPRRVAEAIKLMQVKHAVLTSVNRDELKDRGAEIWYQTVRQVKENTPETTIETLIPDVKNNWDALIHMIEAGQEVVSHNMETVERLYRSVRPQAKYARSLEQIKRTNEFGQRTKSGIMLGLGETQDEVYTAMDDLAENGLHILTLGQYLQPTKMHHEVIEWITPEMFDNYREEGLKRGLKYVESGPLVRSSYHAERHVNVPIK; translated from the coding sequence ATGATTGAATTACCAGTTATTACATCAGAGCGCAAAAAAAGACCCGACTGGCTTAGAGTAAAACTTCCTGCAGGCCCAGAATTCCGTAAAGTGCGTCAGTTGGTTGATAATTATAAACTGCATACTATTTGCGAGAGTGGAAATTGTCCTAATATGGGTGAATGCTGGGGAGCAGGAACAGCAACCTTTATGATACTAGGAAATGTATGTACAAGAAGCTATAGTTTTTGTGCAGTAGCAACCGGCCGCCCTAACGAATATGATACTGATGAACCGCGGCGTGTAGCAGAAGCTATTAAACTAATGCAGGTAAAACATGCTGTTCTTACATCGGTTAACAGGGATGAACTGAAAGACAGAGGTGCTGAAATCTGGTATCAGACAGTAAGGCAGGTAAAAGAAAATACGCCCGAAACGACAATAGAAACATTAATTCCGGATGTAAAAAATAATTGGGACGCATTGATCCATATGATCGAAGCTGGCCAGGAGGTTGTTTCGCACAACATGGAAACGGTTGAACGTTTATATCGTTCGGTTCGTCCTCAGGCTAAATATGCCCGCAGTCTGGAACAGATTAAAAGGACCAACGAGTTCGGGCAGCGTACCAAATCAGGTATTATGCTTGGATTAGGAGAAACTCAGGATGAAGTATACACAGCAATGGACGATCTTGCTGAAAACGGGCTCCATATTCTTACGCTTGGCCAATATTTACAGCCAACCAAAATGCATCACGAAGTAATTGAATGGATCACTCCTGAAATGTTTGACAACTATAGAGAAGAGGGTTTGAAACGTGGTCTAAAATATGTTGAATCAGGCCCGTTAGTCCGCTCAAGCTATCATGCAGAACGTCATGTAAATGTCCCTATCAAATGA
- a CDS encoding efflux RND transporter permease subunit codes for MSISTLSIKRPVLAIVMNLLIILFGFLGYKFLGMREFPSIDPPVVSIRTSYTGANADIIESQITEPLEKQLNSIEGIRSINSTSSQGTSQITVEFDIGVDMERAANDVRDKVGAASRTLPLDIDGPPVVSKADANSEPIIVLTFKSDTRSHLEVSDYAENVIAQRLQTIEGVSEIRIFGQKKYAMRIWMDPIKMASLGITTQDVKTALDKENVELPSGKLAGDNTELTVKTVGRFRTENDFNELIVKNSITQTIHLKDIGFAQLGPENEETLLRLDNVPMIGLAISPMPGANYLNIAEEVNKRMAEIKKELPKDYELDTLIDNTIFVERSIEEVGETLLISIVLVVLIIYLFFRDWLIAFRPLIDIPVSLIGTFFVMYIMGFSINVLTLLAIVLATGLVVDDGIVVTENIFKKIEQGMKPVEAAIKGANEIIFAVISTSITLASVFLPVIFMQGFVGKLFREFGIVISAAVLISAFVSLTLTPMLNAYLVRKNPKKSWFYEKTEPFFERITENYGTALDKFLKMRWVAIPLVGLTLGMIYFFGKDLQSELAPLDDRNWFRINMTAPEGSSFEFTDRYVQNVGQMLMDSMPGKKGLMLITSPGNSGLGAANTGSGRIALVDKKDRKESQQEIADYINQKLKQMPDAKSFVVQQQTISVDSRGGLPIQYIIQAPDFEKLREYLPRFMEEVSNDPTFAINDVNLKFSKPELQITIDREKAKSLGVSVQDVAQTMQLAFAGQRFGYFTMNGRQYQVIGQYDRINRDEPLDLKSMFVRTSNGSLVQLDNIVKAEEESSPPQLFHNNRYMSATVQAALAPGKTIGDGIAAMDKIRDRLKDESIQTALGGSSRDFAESSSNTMFSFFLALLLIYFILAAQFESFVDPFIIMITVPLAIGGAVFSLWFFDQTLNIFSQIGMIMLIGLVTKNGILIVEFANQLREKGLGIQEAVLEAATLRFRPILMTSLATILGALPIAMALGSAGRSRMSMGIVIMGGLLFSLVLTLYVIPAMYTFLSRPKNFDKMKMIDRIARESELEEEAHV; via the coding sequence ATGAGTATTTCAACGCTCTCTATCAAACGTCCGGTCCTGGCAATTGTGATGAACCTTCTCATCATTCTGTTCGGATTTCTGGGATATAAATTTTTGGGAATGAGAGAATTCCCTTCTATTGATCCGCCTGTTGTATCCATTCGTACGAGTTACACTGGTGCCAATGCGGATATTATCGAATCCCAAATAACGGAACCGCTCGAAAAACAGCTTAACAGTATTGAGGGAATAAGATCCATTAATTCTACAAGCAGCCAGGGAACCAGCCAGATTACGGTTGAATTTGATATTGGTGTGGATATGGAACGTGCAGCAAATGATGTGCGTGACAAAGTAGGTGCTGCTTCCAGGACTTTGCCTTTGGATATTGACGGCCCTCCTGTTGTAAGTAAAGCGGATGCAAATTCAGAACCGATTATTGTATTGACTTTTAAAAGTGATACGCGGTCTCATCTCGAAGTAAGTGATTATGCAGAAAATGTAATCGCCCAGAGGTTACAAACGATTGAAGGCGTAAGTGAAATCCGGATATTCGGCCAGAAAAAATACGCGATGAGGATCTGGATGGACCCGATTAAAATGGCTTCGCTCGGTATTACGACACAAGATGTAAAAACTGCACTGGACAAAGAAAATGTAGAATTACCAAGCGGAAAACTGGCAGGCGATAATACCGAGCTTACTGTAAAAACAGTGGGAAGGTTCAGGACAGAAAATGATTTTAATGAACTGATCGTAAAAAATTCCATAACCCAGACCATACATTTAAAAGATATTGGTTTTGCGCAATTGGGTCCGGAAAACGAGGAAACTTTGCTCAGATTGGATAACGTACCAATGATCGGTTTAGCCATTTCTCCCATGCCGGGTGCCAATTATCTCAACATTGCGGAGGAAGTGAACAAGCGAATGGCGGAAATTAAAAAAGAACTGCCCAAAGATTACGAGCTGGACACGCTGATTGATAATACCATTTTTGTTGAGCGTTCAATTGAGGAAGTAGGGGAGACGTTACTGATTTCGATCGTACTGGTTGTATTGATCATTTATTTGTTTTTCCGCGACTGGCTGATTGCATTCCGTCCACTGATCGACATTCCCGTTTCCCTGATCGGGACTTTCTTCGTGATGTACATCATGGGTTTTTCTATCAATGTATTAACGCTGCTTGCCATTGTACTTGCAACTGGCTTGGTGGTGGATGATGGTATTGTGGTTACGGAGAATATTTTCAAAAAGATTGAGCAGGGAATGAAGCCGGTTGAAGCAGCTATCAAAGGTGCGAACGAAATTATTTTCGCAGTTATTTCGACTTCTATTACGCTTGCTTCGGTGTTTCTTCCTGTGATTTTTATGCAGGGATTTGTCGGGAAACTCTTCAGGGAATTTGGTATTGTGATATCAGCCGCGGTACTTATTTCTGCGTTTGTTTCTCTTACACTTACACCCATGCTGAACGCTTATCTGGTTCGCAAAAACCCTAAGAAAAGCTGGTTCTATGAAAAAACAGAACCTTTCTTTGAACGGATTACTGAGAATTATGGAACTGCGCTGGATAAATTCTTGAAAATGAGATGGGTTGCCATTCCATTGGTTGGTTTAACATTGGGAATGATTTATTTCTTTGGTAAAGATCTGCAATCCGAACTCGCACCTCTGGACGATCGGAACTGGTTTCGTATCAATATGACTGCTCCCGAGGGCTCTTCCTTTGAATTTACCGACAGATATGTACAAAATGTGGGGCAGATGCTGATGGATTCCATGCCTGGAAAAAAAGGTTTGATGCTCATTACCTCGCCGGGTAATTCGGGCTTGGGTGCTGCTAATACCGGCAGTGGCCGGATTGCTTTGGTGGATAAAAAAGATAGAAAAGAATCTCAACAGGAAATTGCTGATTATATCAATCAAAAGCTAAAACAAATGCCTGATGCCAAGTCTTTTGTGGTTCAGCAACAAACTATTTCAGTGGATTCACGCGGAGGATTGCCGATTCAGTATATTATCCAGGCACCCGATTTTGAAAAATTACGTGAATACCTTCCCCGGTTTATGGAAGAGGTTTCCAACGATCCGACTTTTGCTATCAATGATGTCAATTTAAAGTTCAGTAAACCGGAATTACAAATTACGATTGACCGGGAAAAAGCAAAATCGCTGGGTGTATCGGTACAGGATGTAGCACAAACCATGCAGCTCGCATTTGCAGGGCAGCGTTTTGGCTATTTTACAATGAACGGACGTCAATATCAGGTCATAGGGCAGTACGACCGAATCAACCGGGATGAACCACTGGATTTGAAAAGCATGTTCGTCCGGACAAGCAACGGAAGTCTGGTACAGCTTGATAATATTGTAAAAGCTGAGGAAGAAAGCAGTCCGCCGCAACTTTTCCACAACAACCGCTACATGAGCGCTACGGTTCAGGCTGCTTTGGCACCAGGCAAAACCATAGGAGACGGTATAGCGGCTATGGACAAAATCAGGGACAGATTAAAAGATGAATCCATTCAAACTGCTTTGGGCGGCTCGTCAAGGGATTTTGCAGAAAGTTCTTCTAACACGATGTTTTCATTTTTCCTCGCATTATTGCTGATTTACTTCATTCTGGCAGCACAGTTTGAAAGTTTTGTGGATCCGTTTATTATCATGATCACGGTTCCTTTGGCAATTGGTGGTGCTGTATTTTCATTATGGTTTTTTGATCAGACACTTAATATTTTCAGTCAGATCGGAATGATCATGCTGATTGGCCTTGTAACTAAAAACGGGATATTAATTGTAGAGTTTGCAAATCAGTTACGAGAGAAAGGATTAGGAATACAAGAAGCGGTCCTGGAAGCTGCGACTTTGCGGTTTCGCCCTATTTTAATGACCAGCCTTGCAACAATCCTTGGTGCATTACCAATTGCAATGGCATTAGGATCAGCAGGTAGAAGCCGTATGTCGATGGGAATTGTGATTATGGGTGGTTTGCTTTTCTCACTTGTTTTGACACTATATGTGATCCCTGCGATGTATACTTTTCTTTCACGTCCAAAGAATTTTGATAAAATGAAGATGATTGACAGGATTGCGCGGGAGAGTGAATTGGAGGAAGAAGCACACGTTTAA
- a CDS encoding acyl-CoA desaturase, which translates to MQYQKIKFTNLGKSSFFPTLRQRVDQYFSVNNISKSGGSKIIYKALFMLSLYMVPYILIMSGYFSNLAMLGLAIVMGLGVAGVGMSVMHDAIHGSLANSNALNKFFGASIYLLGGNAYNWEVQHNRLHHTYTNIHEVDEDITGKFLLRLSFQEKKKSIHRFQHIYAFFLYSLMTISFLWKDFKEISLFNKMSKSGLTKPFPRNELIRLIVSKLAYVAFICVVPLCFTSLTFGQWFLGFMAMHCTAGIILSTVFQMAHVVEGVDQPEPDNSGSIENAWAVHQLQTTSNFAGKNRILSWYIGGLDYQIEHHLFPSISHIHYHALSPIVKATAQEFGLDYNAKSDFINALGSHVRMLRSMGTESLAMNKNILIEA; encoded by the coding sequence ATGCAATACCAAAAGATTAAATTTACAAACCTGGGAAAAAGCTCTTTTTTCCCAACTCTACGACAGCGTGTAGACCAATACTTCTCTGTTAATAACATCAGTAAATCAGGCGGATCAAAAATTATATACAAAGCTTTATTCATGCTTAGCCTGTATATGGTTCCTTATATTTTAATCATGTCAGGTTATTTTTCTAATCTGGCAATGCTAGGTCTGGCAATTGTTATGGGGCTTGGTGTGGCAGGTGTGGGCATGTCGGTAATGCACGATGCTATTCATGGTTCTTTGGCCAATTCCAATGCTTTAAACAAATTTTTTGGTGCTTCTATCTATCTTCTAGGCGGTAATGCTTACAATTGGGAAGTACAGCATAACAGGCTTCATCATACTTACACAAATATTCATGAGGTAGATGAAGATATTACAGGAAAATTTCTACTTCGCTTATCATTTCAGGAAAAGAAGAAAAGCATCCACCGCTTTCAGCACATATATGCTTTTTTCCTGTATAGCCTGATGACTATTTCTTTTCTTTGGAAAGACTTCAAGGAAATCTCTTTGTTTAATAAAATGTCAAAATCCGGGCTGACCAAACCTTTCCCAAGAAATGAACTTATCAGATTGATTGTTAGTAAACTTGCCTATGTTGCTTTTATTTGTGTCGTTCCGCTCTGTTTCACTTCCCTGACATTCGGGCAGTGGTTTCTTGGATTTATGGCCATGCATTGTACCGCAGGAATTATATTGAGTACCGTTTTTCAAATGGCGCATGTAGTAGAAGGAGTTGATCAGCCTGAACCGGATAATTCCGGGAGTATTGAAAATGCATGGGCTGTACATCAATTACAAACCACCTCAAATTTTGCAGGCAAGAATCGTATTTTATCCTGGTATATTGGCGGATTGGATTACCAGATAGAACATCATTTATTTCCATCAATTTCACATATCCATTATCATGCTTTGTCACCAATTGTGAAAGCAACAGCACAGGAATTTGGCCTGGACTATAATGCCAAATCAGACTTTATCAATGCATTAGGTTCGCATGTAAGAATGCTGAGAAGTATGGGAACGGAATCATTGGCAATGAATAAAAATATTTTGATAGAAGCTTAA